One window of the Nicotiana tabacum cultivar K326 chromosome 4, ASM71507v2, whole genome shotgun sequence genome contains the following:
- the LOC107821977 gene encoding putative pentatricopeptide repeat-containing protein At3g49142: MTLIASPMRLCRHSSTANSYIQTVRKPQLSNSFHLDEVTSSRILDAHPDIKTLEKLHSKIIFDPGLCCNTSLAIKLMRAYAACGQPNVSRQLFDKIPDRNVVVYNVMIRSYANNRFYQDAIFVYKDMCKRDVSPDNFTFPCVLKACFGSDNLKVGLQIHCTVSKRGLDSDLFIGNCLVAMYGKCGCLVEARQVLNGMPKRDVVSWNSMVVGYAQNGMFDDALEVCKEMNLLGHKPNAGTMASLLPAVSNTSIENVSFVKDIFLNIDKKDSVPWNVMIAVYVKNSMPNEAVELYLQMETCGIEPDAITFASILPACGDLSAASLGRRIHESVERKGLRPNLSLENSLVDMYARCGCLTEARKMFEGMKFRDVVSWTSLISAYGKGGQGRDGVALFSKMLESGLQPDSIAFVSVLSACSHAGLLQEGEYYYRLMTDKYKIVPRLEHYACMVDLKGRAGCISEAYNYVKQMPMEANERIWGALLGACRLYNDMDIGLVAADNLFELSPKQSGYYVLLSNIYAKAGRWEDVTTVRSIMKGRGIKKMPGISNVEINNMVHTFLAGDTSHPQSKKIYEELDIVIGKMKEEGYVPETNAALHDVEEEDKENHLVVHSEKLAIVFAIMNTTPDTPIRITKNLRVCGDCHIAAKIISKITQRLIIVRDTNRYHHFQNGVCSCSDYW; the protein is encoded by the coding sequence ATGACACTAATTGCAAGCCCTATGCGTCTTTGCCGCCATAGTTCCACCGCCAATTCGTATATACAAACAGTGAGAAAACCCCAGCTGagcaactctttccatttagacGAGGTTACTTCCAGTCGTATATTAGACGCACACCCAGATATCAAAACACTGGAAAAACTACATTCCAAGATTATTTTCGATCCGGGTCTATGTTGCAACACGTCTCTTGCCATCAAGTTGATGCGAGCTTATGCAGCTTGCGGCCAACCTAATGTTAGTCGCCAACTGTTTGACAAAATACCTGACAGGAATGTGGTTGTATATAATGTCATGATCAGGAGCTATGCGAATAACAGGTTCTATCAAGATGCTATTTTTGTTTACAAAGATATGTGTAAACGAGATGTTAGTCCTGATAACTTTACATTTCCCTGTGTTCTTAAAGCTTGTTTTGGCTCTGATAATTTGAAGGTGGGGCTGCAAATTCACTGTACTGTCAGCAAGAGGGGTCTCGATTCTGACCTATTTATTGGGAATTGCCTGGTGGCTATGTATGGGAAATGTGGGTGTTTAGTGGAGGCTCGTCAGGTTCTAAATGGAATGCCCAAACGGGATGTTGTTTCTTGGAATTCAATGGTTGTTGGATATGCTCAAAATGGAATGTTTGATGATGCATTAGAGGTTTGTAAGGAAATGAACTTATTAGGTCATAAACCAAATGCGGGAACCATGGCTAGCCTTTTACCTGCTGTAAGCAATACCAGCATTGAGAATGTCTCGTTCGTAAAAGACATTTTCTTGAATATTGATAAAAAGGATTCGGTTCCATGGAATGTGATGATAGCTGTATATGTCAAGAATTCTATGCCTAATGAGGCGGTTGAGCTCTATCTCCAAATGGAAACTTGTGGGATAGAGCCTGATGCTATAACTTTTGCTAGCATTCTTCCTGCTTGTGGGGACCTTTCAGCTGCATCATTGGGAAGGAGGATTCATGAATCTGTTGAAAGAAAAGGTCTTAGGCCAAATTTGTCTCTTGAGAACTCCTTAGTTGATATGTATGCCAGGTGCGGATGTTTGACCGAGGCAAGGAAAATGTTTGAGGGGATGAAGTTTCGGGATGTTGTGTCATGGACTTCCTTGATATCTGCTTATGGTAAGGGTGGCCAAGGCCGGGATGGAGTTGCTTTGTTTTCAAAAATGTTGGAGTCTGGTCTTCAACCTGATTCTATTGCTTTTGTTTCCGTTCTTTCTGCTTGCAGCCATGCAGGCTTGCTACAAGAAGGAGAGTACTATTACAGGCTAATGACAGACAAGTATAAGATTGTTCCGAGGTTAGAACATTATGCCTGCATGGTTGATTTAAAAGGGCGCGCCGGATGCATAAGTGAGGCCTACAATTACGTCAAGCAGATGCCTATGGAAGCTAATGAGAGAATCTGGGGTGCTCTTTTGGGTGCTTGTCGGTTGTACAATGATATGGACATTGGTCTTGTAGCCGCAGACAATCTTTTTGAATTGTCCCCGAAGCAGTCTGGTTATTATGTGTTGCTATCAAATATTTATGCAAAGGCTGGAAGATGGGAAGATGTAACGACTGTTAGGTCAATCATGAAGGGAAGAGGGATTAAGAAAATGCCCGGTATCAGTAATGTTGAGATCAATAACATGGTGCACACCTTCCTTGCTGGGGACACGTCTCACCCACAATCAAAGAAGATCTATGAAGAGTTAGACATAGTAATAGGCAAGATGAAAGAGGAAGGATATGTCCCAGAAACAAATGCTGCCCTTCATGATGTTGAGGAGGAAGACAAAGAAAATCATCTTGTAGTTCATAGTGAGAAACTGGCCATTGTCTTTGCAATTATGAACACCACCCCAGATACACCCATTAGAATTACTAAAAACCTACGTGTATGTGGAGATTGCCACATTGCTGCCAAGATTATTTCCAAGATCACGCAACGTCTGATTATTGTTAGGGATACAAATCGCTATCATCACTTTCAGAATGGAGTTTGCTCATGTAGTGATTATTGGTGA
- the LOC107821968 gene encoding putative linoleate 9S-lipoxygenase 5 — protein MASTDKREIKMINGTVLLMKKTPLDLGSSQVLAPHETYEILGHKVILQLVSSVNGDQGKALKGKLGNPSHLRDENKSGSESKFCVTFEWDHEVLGAPGAFIIKNLNTSEFYLKSLTLEASDPSQDTVQFVCNSWVYPAEKYKSDRIFFVNQAWLPSETPAALLVYREEELLSLRGNGTGKLQEWDRVYDYDCYNDLGDPDNGPLYARPVLGGSVEYPYPRRGRTGRPPSKADPNSESRIPQIASFAIYVPRDEKFSPLKMTDVLSNAQKAIAQVFAPQLASLGNLSLNEFNSFEDVLKVYEPGTPGFLKYPTPHVIREEKSAWMSDEEFGRETLAGLNPVCITGLKEFPPTSKLDPKIFGDQTSKITRQQIQNQLDGMTIEEAIEVNLLFILNYHDIVMPYARKVNTSHSKIYASRTVLFLQKDGTLKPLAIELNLPHPDGDQFGAISKVFTPAENGVEGALWQIAKAFVAINDSGVHQLLSHWLRTHASVEPFVIAANRQLSVLHPVYKLLHPHFRDTMHINALARQAVLNAGGIVEKTVFPGPLSMELTSIAYRDWVFPDQALPAELVKRGVAVEDPSSKHGVRLLIEDYPYAVDGLQIWSAIKSWVHEYISLYYKSDDMLQKDAELQAWWKELREVGHGDKKDEPWWPKMQTRQELIDSVTIIIWMASALHAAVNFGQYPYGGYAPNRPGMSRRLIPEPGTPEYEELKLNPVKGYLKTITPQFQTLIGISALEVLSTHTSDEIYLGQRDSAEWTKDKEALLAFERFGKKLAQIEENITKMNNDKKWKNRTGPVKMPYTLLYPTSEPGLTAKGIPNSISI, from the exons ATGGCATCCACTGACAAACGTGAaatcaaaatgatcaatggcaCTGTTCTTCTCATGAAAAAGACACCTTTGGACCTTGGTTCTTCTCAAGTATTAGCTCCACAtgaaacttatgaaattcttggGCATAAGGTCATCCTGCAGCTTGTTAGTTCTGTAAATGGAGATCAAG GAAAAGCTTTGAAAGGGAAACTTGGGAACCCTTCACATTTAAGAGATGAGAACAAATCAGGCAGCGAATCGAAGTTTTGTGTCACATTTGAGTGGGATCATGAAGTTCTTGGAGCTCCAGGTGCATTCATCATCAAGAATCTTAACACAAGTGAATTCTATCTCAAGTCACTCACTCTTGAAGCTAGTGACCCAAGTCAAGACACTGTGCAATTTGTCTGCAATTCTTGGGTTTATCCTGCTGAGAAATACAAGTCAGACCGCATTTTTTTTGTGAATCAG GCTTGGCTTCCGAGTGAAACTCCTGCAGCATTGCTTGTGTACAGAGAAGAAGAGTTGCTTAGTTTGAGAGGAAATGGAACTGGAAAGCTTCAAGAATGGGACAGGGTTTATGACTATGATTGTTACAATGATCTTGGAGATCCAGACAACGGTCCACTTTATGCCAGACCAGTCCTTGGGGGTTCTGTAGAGTATCCTTATCCACGAAGAGGAAGAACAGGACGACCACCATCTAAGGCTG ATCCTAACAGTGAAAGCCGGATTCCACAAATAGCTAGCTTTGCAATTTATGTCCCGAGGGATGAAAAGTTTTCGCCTTTAAAGATGACAGATGTCCTTAGTAATGCACAGAAAGCCATTGCGCAAGTCTTTGCTCCTCAGCTTGCTTCTTTAGGAAATCTCTCTCTCAATGAATTCAACAGCTTTGAAGATGTACTGAAAGTGTATGAACCTGGAACTCCAGGTTTTCTTAAGTATCCAACGCCACATGTTATTAGAG AGGAGAAGTCGGCTTGGATGTCAGATGAAGAATTTGGAAGAGAGACATTAGCTGGATTGAACCCTGTGTGCATCACTGGCCTAAAA GAGTTCCCCCCGACAAGCAAACTGGATCCAAAAATATTTGGTGACCAAACAAGCAAAATAACCAGACAACAAATACAGAATCAGCTAGATGGAATGAccattgaagag GCCATTGAGGTGAACCTACTTTTCATACTGAACTACCATGACATTGTGATGCCATATGCGAGGAAAGTTAACACATCGCATTCAAAGATTTATGCCTCAAGAACTGTGCTCTTTCTGCAAAAGGATGGTACTTTGAAGCCACTGGCCATTGAACTAAACTTGCCTCATCCAGATGGAGATCAATTTGGTGCTATTAGCAAAGTATTCACTCCAGCTGAAAATGGTGTTGAGGGTGCCTTATGGCAAATTGCAAAGGCATTTGTAGCAATTAATGATTCTGGAGTTCATCAGCTTCTTAGTCACTG GTTACGTACTCATGCATCAGTTGAGCCTTTTGTGATTGCGGCAAATAGGCAGCTAAGCGTGCTCCATCCTGTCTATAAGCTTTTGCATCCTCACTTCCGAGATACTATGCATATCAATGCCTTGGCTCGACAGGCTGTACTTAATGCTGGTGGTATTGTTGAGAAGACTGTTTTCCCAGGACCATTGTCAATGGAGTTGACATCTATTGCTTACCGGGACTGGGTTTTCCCTGATCAAGCTCTACCTGCTGAACTTGTTAAGAG AGGAGTGGCAGTCGAGGATCCTTCATCCAAACATGGTGTCCGCCTACTTATTGAAGACTATCCTTATGCTGTGGATGGACTTCAAATCTGGTCAGCAATCAAAAGTTGGGTACATGAATATATCAGTTTGTATTACAAATCAGATGACATGCTTCAGAAGGACGCTGAACTCCAAGCCTGGTGGAAAGAACTTCGCGAAGTAGGACATGGTGACAAGAAAGATGAGCCCTGGTGGCCTAAAATGCAGACGCGCCAAGAACTGATCGACTCAGTGACTATCATTATCTGGATGGCATCTGCTCTTCATGCAGCTGTTAACTTTGGGCAGTATCCATATGGAGGCTATGCACCAAACCGCCCTGGTATGAGTCGAAGGCTTATTCCTGAGCCTGGAACCCCTGAGTATGAGGAATTGAAGTTGAACCCTGTAAAGGGATATCTGAAGACAATTACACCACAGTTCCAGACTCTGATTGGAATATCTGCTCTTGAGGTTTTGTCAACGCATACTTCAGATGAAATTTATCTTGGACAGAGAGATTCTGCTGAATGGACCAAGGACAAAGAAGCTCTTCTAGCTTTTGAAAGGTTTGGAAAGAAGCTGGCTCAAATTGAGGAAAATATTACAAAGATGAACAATGATAAGAAGTGGAAGAACAGGACTGGGCCAGTTAAGATGCCATACACATTGCTCTATCCGACAAGTGAACCTGGACTTACTGCCAAAGGAATTCCGAATAGTATCTCAATCTAA
- the LOC107821985 gene encoding protein CURVATURE THYLAKOID 1A, chloroplastic isoform X1: protein MATASSVSSPSMERIMSLPHSSMRLRHSNAPSLLHLSPQAAPSSFSSSLRPPSELIARISLGVDTHRIFALSKKFKTRLSSPGFRRHIDSKRFPIFKIRASSEEEENSESLARIRKVFSNVKDKWDELEKKPTVFLYGGSAALGLWFSSILIDALDSIPMLPKFLELVGFGYFGWFVYTYLLFKSGRDELGSNIQALKKKITGEE from the exons ATGGCTACAGCTTCTTCTGTTTCATCTCCTTCAATGGAAAGGATCATGTCACTTCCACATTCCTCCATGAGGTTGCGTCATTCCAATGCCCCTTCTCTACTTCATCTTTCTCCCCAAGCTGCTCCTTCGTCGTTTTCATCGTCTCTTAGGCCGCCATCAG agttgatagcaaggatcagtctcggtgtggatacgcatagaatcttcgcactatcgaaaaaatttaaaacaagactctcttcaccag GCTTTCGACGTCACATAGATTCCAAGAGATTTCCCATCTTCAAGATCAGGGCTTCTTCTGAAGAGGAAGAAAATTCTGAATCTTTAGCTCGTATCAGAAAGGTATTTTCCAATGTAAAAGACAAG TGGGATGAACTCGAAAAGAAACCTACTGTCTTTCTTTATGGAGGTTCAGCCGCCCTTGGTCTTTGGTTTTCTTCAATCCTTATTGATGCATTAGACTCCATTCCCATG TTACCCAAGTTTTTGGAGTTGGTCGGCTTTGGATACTTTGGTTGGTTCGTCTACACATATCTTCTCTTTAAG TCTGGAAGGGATGAACTGGGAAGTAATATTCAAGCTCTTAAGAAAAAGATTACTGGGGAGGAATAG
- the LOC107821994 gene encoding hevamine-A-like, which yields MATKHQFLSSVLFLAIVQTSIASGISIYWGQNGNEATLNETCASGRYSYVNLAFLNKFGNGQTPELNLAGHCNPAVNGCTVVGPEIKHCQKLGVKVMLSIGGGVGNYSLASKKDAKNVARYLWNSFLGGRSSFRPLGNAVVDGIDFDIELGSSLFYEDLAKYLKAYGRIGRKVYLTAAPQCPFPDRLLGTALNTGLFDFVWIQFYNNPPCQYTPNNTDNLKNSWIRWTSSVNARRIFLGLPAAPQAAGSGFIPADVLTGEILPMIKKSRKYGGVMLWSKFWDEQTGYSASILKSV from the coding sequence atggccaccaaaCATCAATTTCTTTCTTCTGTCTTATTCTTAGCTATTGTCCAGACCTCAATTGCTAGTGGCATATCCATTTACTGGGGCCAAAACGGAAACGAAGCGACCTTAAACGAAACCTGTGCCTCAGGTAGATATTCATATGTCAACTTAGCCTTCCTTAACAAATTCGGCAATGGTCAAACCCCAGAACTCAATCTTGCCGGTCACTGCAATCCTGCCGTTAATGGATGCACAGTCGTTGGCCCAGAAATCAAACactgtcaaaaattaggtgtcaAAGTAATGTTGTCTATAGGTGGTGGCGTTGGAAATTACTCTTTAGCTTCCAAAAAAGACGCCAAAAATGTTGCACGTTATTTATGGAACTCATTTTTGGGTGGACGTTCCTCTTTTAGGCCTTTAGGAAATGCTGTTGTTGACGGAATTGACTTTGATATTGAGCTTGGATCATCTCTTTTTTATGAAGATTTAGCTAAATACTTGAAAGCTTATGGTAGAATTGGAAGAAAAGTGTACTTAACAGCAGCTCCACAATGCCCGTTTCCAGATAGGTTGCTTGGTACTGCTTTAAATACAGGGCTTTTTGACTTTGTTTGGATTCAATTTTACAATAATCCTCCTTGTCAGTATACTCCTAATAATACTGATAATCTAAAAAATTCTTGGATTCGGTGGACTTCGTCGGTGAATGCTAGAAGGATATTTTTAGGGCTTCCGGCGGCACCACAAGCAGCCGGAAGTGGGTTTATTCCGGCGGATGTGTTGACCGGCGAAATTCTTCCGATGATTAAGAAGTCGCGCAAGTATGGTGGTGTTATGTTGTGGTCAAAATTTTGGGACGAACAAACTGGATATAGTGCTTCAATTCTGAAAAGTGTGTGA
- the LOC107821985 gene encoding protein CURVATURE THYLAKOID 1A, chloroplastic isoform X2, protein MATASSVSSPSMERIMSLPHSSMRLRHSNAPSLLHLSPQAAPSSFSSSLRPPSGFRRHIDSKRFPIFKIRASSEEEENSESLARIRKVFSNVKDKWDELEKKPTVFLYGGSAALGLWFSSILIDALDSIPMLPKFLELVGFGYFGWFVYTYLLFKSGRDELGSNIQALKKKITGEE, encoded by the exons ATGGCTACAGCTTCTTCTGTTTCATCTCCTTCAATGGAAAGGATCATGTCACTTCCACATTCCTCCATGAGGTTGCGTCATTCCAATGCCCCTTCTCTACTTCATCTTTCTCCCCAAGCTGCTCCTTCGTCGTTTTCATCGTCTCTTAGGCCGCCATCAG GCTTTCGACGTCACATAGATTCCAAGAGATTTCCCATCTTCAAGATCAGGGCTTCTTCTGAAGAGGAAGAAAATTCTGAATCTTTAGCTCGTATCAGAAAGGTATTTTCCAATGTAAAAGACAAG TGGGATGAACTCGAAAAGAAACCTACTGTCTTTCTTTATGGAGGTTCAGCCGCCCTTGGTCTTTGGTTTTCTTCAATCCTTATTGATGCATTAGACTCCATTCCCATG TTACCCAAGTTTTTGGAGTTGGTCGGCTTTGGATACTTTGGTTGGTTCGTCTACACATATCTTCTCTTTAAG TCTGGAAGGGATGAACTGGGAAGTAATATTCAAGCTCTTAAGAAAAAGATTACTGGGGAGGAATAG